One Bacillota bacterium genomic window, GGGAAAAACTCCCGATAAGCATCGCACAGGAAATCGACCTGGGCTGCGTCACCGTTTCCAAAACCCCGATTGCGAGGACAACCACCATGACATAGATCGAACCAGCGGCAATCTTTACATCTTGGCGGTCGACAAAATGCTGATGCCCGATTGTAAAATATCTTCGCAAGCGGACTATTAATCATTTCCTCCAGGGATTGTTCCATGATATTGCCTAATCTCCACTCATCTTCAACATAAAAGTCGCATGGGTATGCCCCACCATCGTAATCCACCACAACCTTGCCGTCGCACCGTCCCCTGAGGATGCAAAGATCTGGCCCAACTCCGAGAAGTGCCTGAACTAGATTATCAAAAAGCTGGATGCTGATCCGATGGCCTCCATACAGATCCTCGATCCATTGAGTGAAGATTACCTTCAGGAATTGAGCATAATCCTCAGGAGTCACGCTAAAGGCGGCCAGATCGCCTGTCCTTGGATTTCTCTCTATACATGGGATAAACTGTAAATAAGAAAAACCCTGGCTACGAAGGAAGTTGTATATACGCATCGGATGACGCGCTGTGTAATTATTGACAACCGCCAGGATATTGAAATCAGCTCCGCACCTCTTTAACAGGTTAATCCCCTGCATCACCCTGTTATAACTTCCGCGACCCGCGACATCCAATCGATAACGATCATGTTCCTCTTTGGGACCGTCTAAACTCACTCCGACAAGAAAGCGATTTTCCTTGAAAAAAGTCGCCCATTCCTCGGTGAGCAAGATCGCATTTGTCTGAATACAGTTGAAGACTTCCTGGCCCCTCCGGCGATACTTATCTTGGAGACGAAGAGCCTGTCTGAAAAAGTCCAGGCCCATTAAAAGTGGTTCTCCGCCTTGCCAGCCAAATATGCATTGCCTCTCGGAATACTCAAGGCATCTGCTAATTAAGTGTTCGAGCACTTCCGTGCTCATGCGATGTCTCTTCTCAGAAACGTTCTGCGCCTTCCCCAAATGGACGAAACAGTACTCACACCTTAAATTACAATCGCCTGACGCCGGTTTAATGAGAACAAATAATGAGAGCAAGCTCTTCACTCCAAATATTTCAAATTCACATCATCAACCCATATCAATGCTTCTAACCCAGATGCCAGCTACCTGATCCGATGCTGGAATCGGTACCGCCCTTCACCGCCGCTATTTTTCAATTACCCGCCCATCCGGCGTGATCCTTTTAAGCCCCTTATAACTTGCATACACCAAGGCCTTCAGTGTGGTCTGAATGCTAGCACTCGCCTTAATGAAAAGCGTATCGCCCTTTTCACTCGCCTCGGCAATTGTCCGGCTTGATGTTGACCACGGCTCCAATGCAATATTATAGGTCCGGCCATACCATGGATAGTCCAGATGTCCCTTATAAACCTGCCAAAAGACAATACATGGGAAGACCTCTTTATCCCAGACCAGCCCGAACCCGAGTCCGAGTTTGGTATTTGTTATGCCGTACCATCCCTCTTCCAGCTGAGTCAGCCGAACTATGTCTGCGCTTTTGCTTTCCGGCGGCGGAATCTTGCTCAGGTCTACCAGCCCACCATGCTCCCCCTGAGCAATAGGCCACTGGAAACTCTGTCCGTTCACCAAGCGATTGTTGGCCCCACCGAGGTTAGTTACTACACCCATTCGAGCCGGGAGGTCAACAACGCAAGCCTCGCTCAAGAATGGCTTGCCCAAGGCTGGGTGATGTCCCCAAAATAGCGGGAGGTCTACCTCCCCTTCATTGGTGACCATCTCCTTTATCTCCAGAACTGACGAGCCCGACTGGAGAGATAATTCCTTCTCCACATAGAAAGGCGTGCGGACGGTACGCACCCATAGCTTCAGGGTAATCCTTTCAGGCCTATCTTCAAGGATCGTGTAATTCCAAGCCAGCAAAGGGGTCTCCCCGTGTAGACCGAACTCGGTTCCCCAGAAAGAACACGGTCTACCTCCCGAAGGCATAAGCTCCTGCCAACCACCCTCATAATAATCAGAGAAGGAGCCTTCTTTGCTGGCAATTGTCGGGACAAAGGTCTTCGGGTCTTTTACTCCCAACGGTGAACGCCACATGAAATCCACATCCAACGGCTTATAGAGGAACTCGAAGATGTCTGAGCCCTTGTCTACCAGGATGCTAATGCGAAGTTTCTCATTCTCCATGGTCACAGTCCTAAGGCCGCGATAAATGTACTCGAAAAAGCGACAACCATAGTTTCGTTCGTGGATGTAATCCATTTTCAACCCCCCGGAACCTACATGATCTCCCCATGATCTTAGATAGATTAGATAGATTTAAATAGAATTAGATAGATCTTGAAGCAAATCTGTGAGATGAATCCTACTGTTTAACCGCGCCTAGAGTCAAGCCCTTTACCAGGTATTTTTGCACGAACGCCACAAAAAAGAGGGCCGGCAGCGTAGCCAGAAAAGCAGCTGCGCTCATTTCGCCGTACTTTACGCCATATTCCTGCACGAAATTTGCGATCCCAACCGGGACGGTCATAGCGTTCGCCGTGGACGTCAACGACAAAGCAAAGAGAAATTCGTTCCAATTAAAGACAAAAGTAAGAACCGCAGTAGCCGCAAGCCCAGGAGCTGTCAAGGGAAGCACAACGCGACGGAAACAAGCTGCTTTTGTACACCCATCAATGTACGCGCTTTCCTCCAGCTCACGCGGGACTTCATTGAAGAATGACCGCATCATCCATATTGCAAAAGGCATATTAAGGATCAGATAGACCAGAACCAAACCCCAACGAGTATTATATAATCCCAACTCAGACACGATTACGTAGAACGGACCAACCATAGTAACTGGCGGGATTATCTGAAAAAATAAAATCCAATTAAGCACACCAGAGCGAGTGAGTTGCCCCCAGCGAAATCGGTCAAGGCTATACGCCCCAAGCGAGCCTATGCTGACGCAAGCCAAGGTAGCGAGTATTGCGACAATTAAGCTGTTGCCGAAAAGTGCAGGGAAATCGGAGCCACGATCAAAGAACAGTCGATAATAATTGATCAGGGTTGGCCTAAAGGTCCAGGTGAAATTCACAATGTCCCTGAAGTACTTAAGCGAATTTAAGAGAATCCAAATAAAGGGAATCAGGGTTATAATACATGCCATCCATAGAACAATATGACGCATAACTTCAGAAAAGCGCAGCCGACTCATAAACTCATACTCCTTCCCTGCGGAGCATCCTTTGATAGGTCAGTATAAACATCATAACCACGGCGATAACCAAAATAGATAGAAAAGCGCCATACCCCATTTGGTATTGATTGAAAAATACTCGGTAGATATACGTACTCGTCACTTCCGTGGCGGTCCCCGGACCGCCACTAGTCAATAAGAATATTTCATCAAATACCTTAAATGCATACAGGGTTCGGAACATGACCGCTACTGCTATAGTTGGTTTCAGCAGCGGCAATGTAACGTAGAGAAAGGCATGGAGATCAGACGCTCCATCAACCTTCGCTGCCTCAAAAGGCTCGGATGGGAGGGCTTGCAATCCTGCAAGAAGTATCAAGAATACATAAGATGTCCAATGCCATACGTCTACAGCAATGACTGCCACCATGGCCAAGCGAATATCAGATAGCCATGTTTGGCCGGGTAAAGCCATGCGTTGTAGGAGGGCATTAATCAATCCGAAATTCGGGTTATACATTAAACGCCAGACCGTGCTGATGGCGATAGGAGGGACAAGAATTGGCAAAATCAGTATAGCTCGATAAAAATTAGCCATACGTTTAACAGTGTTGGCAACCAAAGCCAAACCCAACCCCAATATCAATTCCAATCCGACCGTGGCGATAACGAAGATAAGAGTATTCTTTAGAGCTATGATAAAAATCTTGTCAGCAAGAACTTTATAGAGATTAGCTAGACCCGAGTACGCCCATATAAATCTCCCACCAGATAAAGACAATGTTGAAACGCTCATCCTTAATAGTTCGGCGAACGGATAGACAGTAAACAGGAGTAAGATTATGAAAAGCGGAATAAGTGCCCAATATTTGAAGCCAACATCGAACCAACGGGCAATATATTCCTTACGAGGTGAATTGAGGGCCATACGTTTCCCTCCTTAGGATTTAGACATGACGCAAGTTTTTCGAATAGGGGAGCCCCGCCACGGGCCCCCCATCGTTCGATGAGTTCCAA contains:
- a CDS encoding anaerobic sulfatase maturase, with product MLSLFVLIKPASGDCNLRCEYCFVHLGKAQNVSEKRHRMSTEVLEHLISRCLEYSERQCIFGWQGGEPLLMGLDFFRQALRLQDKYRRRGQEVFNCIQTNAILLTEEWATFFKENRFLVGVSLDGPKEEHDRYRLDVAGRGSYNRVMQGINLLKRCGADFNILAVVNNYTARHPMRIYNFLRSQGFSYLQFIPCIERNPRTGDLAAFSVTPEDYAQFLKVIFTQWIEDLYGGHRISIQLFDNLVQALLGVGPDLCILRGRCDGKVVVDYDGGAYPCDFYVEDEWRLGNIMEQSLEEMINSPLAKIFYNRASAFCRPPRCKDCRWFDLCHGGCPRNRGFGNGDAAQVDFLCDAYREFFPVAVDTLVDLINQHRLPNYNAYRV
- a CDS encoding DUF4432 family protein — translated: MDYIHERNYGCRFFEYIYRGLRTVTMENEKLRISILVDKGSDIFEFLYKPLDVDFMWRSPLGVKDPKTFVPTIASKEGSFSDYYEGGWQELMPSGGRPCSFWGTEFGLHGETPLLAWNYTILEDRPERITLKLWVRTVRTPFYVEKELSLQSGSSVLEIKEMVTNEGEVDLPLFWGHHPALGKPFLSEACVVDLPARMGVVTNLGGANNRLVNGQSFQWPIAQGEHGGLVDLSKIPPPESKSADIVRLTQLEEGWYGITNTKLGLGFGLVWDKEVFPCIVFWQVYKGHLDYPWYGRTYNIALEPWSTSSRTIAEASEKGDTLFIKASASIQTTLKALVYASYKGLKRITPDGRVIEK
- a CDS encoding carbohydrate ABC transporter permease — protein: MSRLRFSEVMRHIVLWMACIITLIPFIWILLNSLKYFRDIVNFTWTFRPTLINYYRLFFDRGSDFPALFGNSLIVAILATLACVSIGSLGAYSLDRFRWGQLTRSGVLNWILFFQIIPPVTMVGPFYVIVSELGLYNTRWGLVLVYLILNMPFAIWMMRSFFNEVPRELEESAYIDGCTKAACFRRVVLPLTAPGLAATAVLTFVFNWNEFLFALSLTSTANAMTVPVGIANFVQEYGVKYGEMSAAAFLATLPALFFVAFVQKYLVKGLTLGAVKQ
- a CDS encoding sugar ABC transporter permease; this translates as MALNSPRKEYIARWFDVGFKYWALIPLFIILLLFTVYPFAELLRMSVSTLSLSGGRFIWAYSGLANLYKVLADKIFIIALKNTLIFVIATVGLELILGLGLALVANTVKRMANFYRAILILPILVPPIAISTVWRLMYNPNFGLINALLQRMALPGQTWLSDIRLAMVAVIAVDVWHWTSYVFLILLAGLQALPSEPFEAAKVDGASDLHAFLYVTLPLLKPTIAVAVMFRTLYAFKVFDEIFLLTSGGPGTATEVTSTYIYRVFFNQYQMGYGAFLSILVIAVVMMFILTYQRMLRREGV